From Etheostoma cragini isolate CJK2018 chromosome 14, CSU_Ecrag_1.0, whole genome shotgun sequence, the proteins below share one genomic window:
- the rp9 gene encoding retinitis pigmentosa 9 protein: MSDRKRRREKDDRRDNKRHKSSKQDFEKLKTHTKKLNQKVQQLKHVETFYEKPPPGLIKEHEDKPEDCIPAEPGNEEARSFLAHAPTKGLWMPLGKEVKVMQCWRCKNYGHRTGDRECPFFIKGNQKLEQFRVAHEDPMYDIIRENKRNEKETRIQQLQQMLQDSTSSNSDSSSSSSSSSSSSSSDHHRSKKRKKRKDKKKKDKKKRKRKQKQKSSKTSDCSESD, from the exons ATGTCGGACAGAAAGCGAAGAAGAGAGAAGGATGACCGACGAGACAACAAGAGACACAAGTCGTCCAAACAGGATTTTGAgaaactcaaaacacacacgAAAAAACTCAACCAAAAAGTCCAACAACTGAAACACGTTGAGACGTT CTATGAGAAACCGCCACCAGGACTCATAAAG GAGCACGAGGACAAACCAGAGGACTGTATTCCTGCTGAACCAGGAAATGAAGAAGCCAGAAGCTTCCTCGCCCACGCCCCCACCAAAGGGCTGTGGATGCCTCTGGGGAAGGAGGTGAAGGTGATGCAGT GTTGGAGATGCAAGAACTACGGCCATAGGACAGGAGACAGGGAGTGTCCGTTCTTCATCAAAGGCAACCAGAAACTAGAGCAGTTCAGAGTG GCTCATGAAGACCCAATGTACGACATCATTCgggaaaacaaaaggaatgaaaaagaaaccag GatccagcagctgcagcagatgCTTCAGGACAGCACTTCCTCCAATTCAGATagctcatcctcctcttcttcctcttcttcctcctcctcatctgaCCACCATCGAagcaagaaaaggaaaaagaggaaggacaaaaagaagaaagacaagaagaagagaaaaaggaaacaaaagcagAAGTCCTCCAAGACCAGTGACTGCTCAGAATCCGATTGA